From a region of the Helianthus annuus cultivar XRQ/B chromosome 5, HanXRQr2.0-SUNRISE, whole genome shotgun sequence genome:
- the LOC110943204 gene encoding 21 kDa protein yields MAQINFLSLFFLTFNVIAMAKTTPLSSSSTTTTTNINKTYNNFIKTSCNNTTYPTVCLTSLLPYATVVKLNRLRLVKKSLSVTLKYASATQSTISNLAKAKNISKGNAAVLKDCIEDIQDSIGEIKDSLNALSNLKSSKNKKFVISNAQTWTSAAITDEYSCTDGISDEDVSPAVKKKIRNGILRIARMSSNALYLLNHLKY; encoded by the coding sequence ATGGCTCAAATCAATTTCTTATCGCTTTTCTTTCTAACATTCAATGTCATTGCAATGGCCAAGACGACTCCTTTGTCATCATcctctaccaccaccaccaccaacatcaaCAAAACCTACAACAATTTTATCAAAACATCATGTAACAACACCACTTACCCAACAGTTTGCTTAACCTCCCTCCTCCCTTACGCAACGGTGGTCAAATTAAACCGCCTTCGACTAGTCAAAAAGTCCCTCTCCGTCACCCTCAAGTACGCCTCGGCCACACAGTCCACCATCTCCAATCTAGCCAAGGCCAAGAACATTTCCAAAGGTAATGCTGCCGTCCTCAAAGACTGCATCGAAGATATCCAGGATTCCATTGGTGAAATCAAAGACTCACTCAACGCGCTCTCCAACCTTAAATCGTCTAAAAATAAGAAGTTCGTGATTTCTAACGCGCAAACTTGGACTAGTGCGGCCATCACCGACGAGTACTCCTGCACCGATGGGATTTCTGATGAAGATGTTAGTCCAGCTGTAAAGAAGAAAATCAGGAATGGCATACTGAGGATTGCAAGGATGAGCAGCAATGCTTTATATCTACTTAATCACCTCAAATATTGA